Within Protaetiibacter intestinalis, the genomic segment GTTCATGACGCGCGAGACGGTGGCGGGCGAGACGGCCGCGTGGGCGGCGACATCCGCGATGGTCGCGGCGCGCGATCGTCGAGCCATGCCGTTCCTTCCGTGGTAGCGCCACCATAGTGGCCGTGGGGGCGCGGTTTGACGAGCACGGGGTGCCGGGTCATAATCGTTCGACCGAGAAAGCGCTTTCTCGGATACCATGAGCATACGCGCGACGACGAGGAGGTCCGGCGTGAGCAGTCTCGGCGAACTGCGGAAGATGGCCCTGAACCGCAAGGGTTCGGGCATCAAGGCCGCCACCCCCGACAACAAGGCGGCGTACATCTTCCTGGCCCCCTGGCTCGTGGGCCTCGTGGTCTTCACGATCGGGCCGATGCTCGCATCCCTGTACCTGTCGTTCACCGACTACAACCTGCTGAAGCCGCCCGTGTGGAGCGGCTTCGACAACATCGTGCGGATGATGAACGACGAGCGCCTGTGGAACTCGCTGCGCGTCACCTTCACCTACGTGGTGTTCTCGGTGCCGCTGCAGCTCGCCTTCGCCCTGCTCGTCGCGCTCATCCTCGACCGCGGGATGCGCGGACTCGGCATCTACCGCTCGATCTTCTACCTGCCGAGCCTGCTCGGCGGCTCCGTCGCCATCGCCATCCTCTGGCGCCAGGTGTTCGGCAACGACGGCATCATCAACGGCTTCCTGTCGTGGTTCGGGATCGAGGGGCCCGGCTGGATCTCGCACCCCGACTACGCGCTCGGGACGATCATCATCCTGCACATCTGGACCTTCGGCTCGCCCATGGTGATCTTCCTCGCGGGCCTCCGGCAGATCCCCGACATGTACTACGAGGCGGCCTCGATGGACGGCGCGGGCAAGATCCGGCGCTTCTTCTCCATCACCTTCCCGCTGCTGACGCCCATCATCTTCTTCAACCTCGTGCTGCAGATCATCTTCGCGTTCCAGTCGTTCACGCAGGCCTACATCGTCTCCGGCGGCACCGGCGGGCCGAGCGACTCGACCATGTTCTTCACGCTCTACCTCTACAAGCAGGCGTTCACCCAGCTCGACATGGGCTACGCATCCGCCATGGCGTGGTTCCTGCTGCTCATCATCGCCGGCTTCACCGCCTTCAACTTCTGGCTCTCGCGGTTCTGGGTCTTCTATGACGACTGAGACGCCCCCGACCCGACCCGTGACCCCGAACCGAAAGGCACCGCGATGAGCTCAGCCGCAGCCACCGAGCAGGCGACTCTGCCCCCGCTCCCCGCGCCCCCGAAGTCGCGCATCCACTACCGGCGCCGCGCCCGGATCGCCTCCGTCTTCAAGCACGCGGGCCTCATCCTGCTGTCGATCGTCATGATCTACCCGCTCATCTGGCTCGTGGTCTCCTCCCTCAAGCCCAACGACCAGATCTTCCGCGACCTCAGCATCTTCACGACCGACCTCACCCTCGACAACTACGTCCAGGGGTGGACCACCCAGGGGCTGCCGTTCAGCCACTTCCTGCTGAACTCGGCGATCCTGTCGGTCGGCGCGATCCTCGGCAACCTGATCTCGTGCTCGCTCGCCGCCTACGCCTTCGCGCGGCTGCGGTTCCGCGGGCGCAACCTGTTCTTCGCGATCATGCTCGGCACGATCATGCTGCCGTTCCACGTCGTGCTCGTGCCGCAGTTCGTGATCTTCCGCGAGCTCGGCTGGCTCGAGACGTTCCTGCCGCTCATCGTGCCGAAGTTCCTCGCCACGGATGCCTTCTTCGTCTTCCTCATGGTGCAGTTCATCCGCGGACTCCCGAAGGAGATCTTCGAGGCGGCCCGCATCGACGGGGCGGGGCATCCGCGCATCTTCGCGCAGGTGACCCTGCCGCTCATGGTGCCGGCGCTCGCGACCACCGCGATCTTCACCTTCATCTGGACCTGGGGCGACTTCTTCGGCCCCCTCATCTACCTGCGCACGCGCGAGAACTTCCCCGTGTCGATCGCCCTCAAGGGCTTCGTGGATGCGCAGTCCAGCTCGGACTACGGGGCCATGTTCGCGATGAGCGTCGTCTCGCTCATCCCGCTGTTCCTGGCCTTCCTGATCGGGCAGAAGTACCTGGTCAAGGGCATCGCGACGACGGGGATCAAGTGAGCATCAGGAACTACGCCCTCGTCGGGGTCGGCTCGCGCGCCCAGATGTACCTCGAGGCGATCGCCGGGGCGCACGCCGACGTGGCGCGCCTCGCGGCCTGGGCCGACACCAACCCCGGGCGCATCGCCTGGTCGCTCGCGCGATTCCCGGGCCTCGGCGCCCCTCTCGAGTTCGGCCTCGACGAGCTCGCGCGTGTCGTGCGGGAGCAGGCGATCGACGCCGTCATCGTCACGACGCCCGACGCGACGCACGCCGACTACATCGTCACCGCCCTCGAGGCGGGCGCGGACGTCGTGGTCGAGAAGCCCCTCACCACGACCGCCGAGGGGGTGCGGCGCA encodes:
- a CDS encoding carbohydrate ABC transporter permease, with protein sequence MSSLGELRKMALNRKGSGIKAATPDNKAAYIFLAPWLVGLVVFTIGPMLASLYLSFTDYNLLKPPVWSGFDNIVRMMNDERLWNSLRVTFTYVVFSVPLQLAFALLVALILDRGMRGLGIYRSIFYLPSLLGGSVAIAILWRQVFGNDGIINGFLSWFGIEGPGWISHPDYALGTIIILHIWTFGSPMVIFLAGLRQIPDMYYEAASMDGAGKIRRFFSITFPLLTPIIFFNLVLQIIFAFQSFTQAYIVSGGTGGPSDSTMFFTLYLYKQAFTQLDMGYASAMAWFLLLIIAGFTAFNFWLSRFWVFYDD
- a CDS encoding carbohydrate ABC transporter permease, giving the protein MSSAAATEQATLPPLPAPPKSRIHYRRRARIASVFKHAGLILLSIVMIYPLIWLVVSSLKPNDQIFRDLSIFTTDLTLDNYVQGWTTQGLPFSHFLLNSAILSVGAILGNLISCSLAAYAFARLRFRGRNLFFAIMLGTIMLPFHVVLVPQFVIFRELGWLETFLPLIVPKFLATDAFFVFLMVQFIRGLPKEIFEAARIDGAGHPRIFAQVTLPLMVPALATTAIFTFIWTWGDFFGPLIYLRTRENFPVSIALKGFVDAQSSSDYGAMFAMSVVSLIPLFLAFLIGQKYLVKGIATTGIK